A single region of the bacterium genome encodes:
- a CDS encoding FAD-binding oxidoreductase has protein sequence MIIKKEADQIISYLEDTSNLKFGNADAVYIPKNEAEVLQTIKEARINNTPLTASGAGTGTTGGRIPVGGAIISLEKMNSIISIDKKKSKAPIEKNSLAGQAVLQAGVILDDFLKDLDSKKLFYPPFPTERMAFIGSNVATNASGEYSYRFGATRKYVERIRVALSTENILDIRRGEYIADENGVITSPFFKVKIPAYRSPNIKNAAGYFAKPGMDLIDLFISSEGTLGIITEVELKLIPALPARSIMIIFLDEDKKTLALINNIKNNKKLNIYSIEYFDANSLGILKKAHLKNSGGQAFPNIPSCQSALYIEQEKKGMDIWLEILEKYSVVDTWLGENARDYNKLIDFRHKLPELINEYFREIKQTKVSLDIAVPENYFPELFYFYREMAKTTKVEYVMFGHIGENHLHFNFFPKNEQEKERAIASYIKAVKKAVQENGTVSAEHGIGKLKHKYLEMMYGREGIMEMVRVKKTIDPFCLFGLDNIFPKELLQD, from the coding sequence ATGATTATAAAAAAAGAAGCTGACCAGATTATAAGTTATTTGGAAGACACATCCAATTTGAAGTTCGGCAATGCGGATGCAGTCTATATCCCCAAAAATGAGGCGGAAGTTTTACAAACAATAAAGGAAGCAAGAATAAATAATACGCCTCTTACAGCATCGGGGGCAGGGACAGGAACAACAGGCGGAAGGATTCCAGTAGGCGGCGCTATCATATCGCTTGAGAAAATGAACAGTATTATTTCAATTGATAAAAAAAAATCTAAAGCCCCGATTGAGAAAAATTCTCTTGCGGGGCAAGCGGTTTTGCAAGCAGGCGTTATCTTAGACGATTTCTTAAAAGATTTAGACAGTAAAAAATTATTTTATCCTCCGTTTCCAACCGAAAGGATGGCTTTTATCGGAAGTAATGTGGCAACAAATGCTTCGGGTGAATATAGTTACAGATTCGGCGCAACAAGAAAATATGTCGAAAGAATAAGAGTTGCCCTATCAACAGAAAATATTTTAGACATAAGAAGAGGAGAATATATCGCTGACGAAAACGGTGTAATTACTTCGCCGTTTTTTAAAGTAAAAATACCCGCATATAGAAGCCCCAATATTAAAAATGCCGCTGGCTATTTTGCGAAACCAGGGATGGATTTAATTGATTTGTTCATCAGCTCAGAAGGAACTTTGGGTATTATCACAGAAGTCGAACTAAAACTTATACCCGCTTTGCCTGCTCGCAGTATTATGATTATTTTTCTTGATGAGGATAAAAAAACTTTAGCGCTCATTAACAACATAAAAAACAATAAAAAACTAAATATTTACTCAATAGAATATTTTGACGCAAATAGTTTGGGAATCCTGAAAAAAGCCCACCTAAAAAACTCTGGCGGGCAAGCTTTTCCAAATATCCCTTCCTGCCAAAGTGCCTTATATATAGAACAGGAAAAGAAAGGAATGGATATATGGCTTGAGATATTAGAAAAATATTCCGTTGTAGATACCTGGCTCGGCGAAAATGCGCGTGATTATAATAAACTAATCGATTTCAGGCATAAACTTCCCGAGCTTATAAACGAATATTTCAGAGAAATAAAACAAACAAAGGTTTCCCTTGACATTGCCGTGCCTGAAAATTATTTCCCAGAATTATTTTATTTCTATCGCGAAATGGCGAAAACAACAAAAGTTGAATATGTTATGTTCGGACATATAGGCGAAAACCACCTGCATTTTAATTTCTTCCCAAAAAACGAGCAGGAAAAAGAGCGAGCAATTGCCTCTTACATCAAAGCGGTAAAAAAAGCGGTGCAGGAAAACGGGACTGTTTCCGCAGAACACGGCATAGGCAAACTCAAACATAAATACCTTGAGATGATGTACGGCAGAGAAGGTATTATGGAGATGGTTAGAGTGAAAAAAACAATAGACCCATTCTGCTTGTTCGGATTGGACAATATCTTCCCTAAAGAATTATTGCAAGATTAA